The genomic segment GCTGTTGTAAGGATATAATAGGTAGGAAGAATATATTCCAGCAAGGAAAATTCAACAGGTTTTACTGTATGTCCTTCTTTTTCAAGAGAAGTTAAAATGTCCTGAGTTTTTTTACGGATGTCTTCGTGCACTCCAGGACTTTCGACGGATTCCTTTAAATACCCGATCTTTACTTTTTTTTCAAAGCCGAGTGACTTGGAATAGGCCGGAACTTCTTTATGTGAAACTGTGCTGTCAAAATTATCGGCACCAGCCATGATTTCAAGTAAAAGAGCTGCATCTTCCACTGATCTTGAGATAATACCTATTGTGTCGAAAGAAGATGAATAGGCAATAAGACCATATCGGGAGATACGTGAATAAGTAGGTTTCAATCCATAAATACCGCAAAAAGCCGCAGGCTGTCTAACTGAACCTCCAGTATCAGATCCAAGTGATGCAAGACAAAGGTCAGCTTGCACTGCTACTGCAGATCCACCTGAAGATCCACCTGGTACGCGGGTGGTATCGGCTTCATTTAAAGAGGGACCGAATGCAGAATTTTCATTGGAAGATCCCATTGCAAATTCATCACAATTCTGTCTTCCAATGATTATTGCATCCTCATCAATAATTCTTTGAATTGCAGTTCCATTGAACTGAGAAATAAATCCGGACAGTATTTTACTGGAAGCTTGGAGCCCATGGTTTTTATGACACAGAACATCTTTTATTCCAATGACCATTCCTGCAAGTTTCCCTGCTTTGCCTTCTTTAATTTTCTGATCAACTTCGCTAGCTTTGGCTAATGCTTCTGTGTCGTATACTTCCAGATAAGCATTTAGGTGAGCTTTTTTCCTGATATTATCTAAGTAATATTCCGTAAGCGATCTGCATGAAATCAGTCCTTTGTTAAGGTCTGAACGCACTTCTTCTAAAGAATTATATCTTTTCAATTCCCCTCCCTAATTATTGGTTATTTTTTATCCTCTTTAGCGCCTTCTTCGATTTCGCTTTTGATCTCTTTAGTGGCATCTTTAAATTCTCTGATACCTCTTCCTACTCCTCTTGCAAGTTCTGGGATTTTTTTAGCACCAAATAATAAAATAACTACGGTAAGGATAAGGAATACTTCCCAACCACCCATATTTGGAAGAAACAATAATATTGATGAATATGCCATTGTCTTAATTATTTATAATAATTGATAATTTGTTACAAAGATAGGTAATAAACTGCAGGCCGCAAAACTCAGATCCTGAAGTCTGGAGACGAAATGTGGAAAACTTTCCCCGTAAGTTCCTTTTTATGAGTTAATTATAAGATTAGCTGATTTTCCCCATGAGAATTTAATTGCCTTATTTATTTAATATAAAGCCATTTTTCGGGATCCAATTTTTCATTGTTTTTCCAGATCTGAAATTGCAGTTCGGAAACATCATTTTTATCAGTATAAATATATCCCAGTGGAGTTTTAGCATCAATTTCCTGTCCGGTTTTAACCAGTACTGTTTTTAACTTGGCATATACGGAAAAATATTCTCCATGCTGCACCATTACTACATAATTCATTCCCGGAACTTCAGCTACTGCTATAACCTTTCCTCGGAAGACACTTCTGACCTGTTCATCTTTCAAGGTTTGAATGTCTATACCCAGATTTTCGACATAAACCCCTTTTAAAACCGGATGTGGCTGTTTTCCGAAATGGTGGGAGATACTTCCATGAACAACAGGCCAAGGAAGTTTAGCCATATTTCCGGCAAAGGAATTGGATAAATTATTTGCTTCAGGAGTTAAGTTTGGCGAGACTGGAGTATTTTTGCTATTGGACTTTCCGGAATTCTTTTCTTTTGACTCTTTCTCCTTTGTTTCTTTGGCAACCTTGGCAGCCTCTCGTTCTGCTTTTTCTCTTTCTTCCTTAATTAAGTCTGTTATGAGTTTCTCAAGTTTTCTGATAGATTTTTTTCTATCCTCAAGTTCTTTAATGAGCTCTTTTTCCTTATTGCTTAATTCTTTTACAACTTCATTTTGCTGTACTTTTAACTCTTCCAGATTTCTAGTTTCTGTGGTTTTATTTTCAATAAGTGCCTGCTTTTCCAGCTTTTTTTGTACAAGTCTTCTTTTTTGTTTTGCTAAGGAGGCTTTTACTTTTTCTATAACTTCGACCTGACTTTTTCTTGCCTCAGAGTACTGTCTGAAGTACTTTATTCTTTGAAGCATTTGATTAAATGATTCCGAAGCAAAAATAAATGTCAGCTTATCATAATAGTTATTGACTTTTGAAGCAGTATAAATCATTTCCGCATACTCTTTTTTCAATATCTCAATGTCGTTTTCCAGAGCAGCAATAAAGTCTTCTGTTTCACGGATGTCCTGGTCAAGTAATTCAATTTCCTTTGAGATAGCATTGATCAATGCGTTTCTGGCATTGATTTGCTGATTGAGTGCAGAAAGTTGTCCGAGGGTTGCCTCTTTTTTAGATTTTGTCTCTTGTAAAATCTTGTGAGCTTCCTTAATTTTTCTCAGATTTTCTTCTTTTTCTTTTTCAAGCTGAGATTTACTTTTTTGTCCGAATGCAGCAATTGAAGAAAATAGAAGGAGTAAAAAAATGCTAACGGTTTTCAAATCTTCTAGGGACGTTAAACGGGAAACCGAGCTCTTTTTCAGGGAATTCAATTTTGGTGTAATTAGCGTCGATTGTAGTTTGAAGAACAGTCCCACCTTGCTTGTAATTTAAATTGACCGAAATCTTATTTGGGAAATTATAATTATTTATCGGTGTAAAGTTATCATAATTTATGATGAGATGGTTATGATTTACCTTTTCAGTTAACTCAAGTTTTTGAAGAACCATGGAAACCAATGAAATAAAGTTGGTAGCAATAAGGTCGGTTTTGTTTTGTTCTACCATGCATGTACTTGTTTCCGTGTTTTTTATGATTTTATCATGATGGTCTCTCTTAAATGGCATATTTCCTACTAAAAGCGATTGAATAGTAGGGAGATCCATGGGGACATTGAATTTCTGACTTAAAAAGGATAAATCATACGTGGAATATTTATTATTGATTCTGTCTATCATATAGATAGAATCCTTAAGTATAAGGCACCGGGCTGCTTCTATGCCGAGAGCAGGGGAAATGGAAAGCCAAACAATGCTGTCTTTCTTCATTCTGATATTTACAGTAAAATGAAGATCCTGTTCATTGTCTTTAAAATCTACCTTTGCTTTAGCGGAAAGGTAATTATAATCGATTTCCTGAACCGTAAGGTTAATTATTTCTTCCCGGGTAGCTGTTGTAGGGGTTAGATTTTTTTTGCAGGAAGAGAATATTAAAGTCAGGCCAATTAAGAAAAAGAGACTTTTAATATTATTCATAAATTTTTTTGTCTCTTATTTTCTTATCTATAAACTCGCTTGTTTCACCAGCTATTTTGGCTTTTTGCCAAAATTCTAATGCTTTTTCTTTATCTCCAAGTTGGTAGAGTACATCTCCGTAGTGCTCGTAAATAGTACCATTAGCGGAATTCAGAGCTGCCTTTTCAAGATAAATTTTAGCATTGGGATAATCTTTTAAAGTATATAAAACCCAGCCGAATGTATCCAGAAAAGTAGGTTCGGATGGATATTCTTTTATAAGTCTTTCACACAAGGTTTTTGCATGGTCAAGTTTATCTTTTCTTAGTGAAAGAAAATAACTGTAGTTGTTCAGTACATGCGCATTTTTACTATCAAACTTCAGCACTTCTTCATATGCATCATCGGATTTCTTAAACTCTTTTGCTCCATTGTAGGCATCACCTAACTGCATTAAGAATTGAAGTTTCAGGTCATTGTTTGATGATGAAAGTTTTTTGCCCTCTTCCAGCGCTTCAATAGCTCTGCTGTAGTTGCTCTTCATCAAGTGGGCGCCCCCATTATATAACCATAGCAAAGCCTGATTGGGGAATATCTCCAATGCCTGTTCCGAATGCTTGATTAAACTGTCTCTGCGATTAAGGTCAGAATCCAACATCAGTATCCTGTTCCATAGATTAAAGTTGT from the Sporocytophaga myxococcoides genome contains:
- the gatA gene encoding Asp-tRNA(Asn)/Glu-tRNA(Gln) amidotransferase subunit GatA, whose amino-acid sequence is MKRYNSLEEVRSDLNKGLISCRSLTEYYLDNIRKKAHLNAYLEVYDTEALAKASEVDQKIKEGKAGKLAGMVIGIKDVLCHKNHGLQASSKILSGFISQFNGTAIQRIIDEDAIIIGRQNCDEFAMGSSNENSAFGPSLNEADTTRVPGGSSGGSAVAVQADLCLASLGSDTGGSVRQPAAFCGIYGLKPTYSRISRYGLIAYSSSFDTIGIISRSVEDAALLLEIMAGADNFDSTVSHKEVPAYSKSLGFEKKVKIGYLKESVESPGVHEDIRKKTQDILTSLEKEGHTVKPVEFSLLEYILPTYYILTTAEASSNLSRYDGVKYGYRSSEATDLQSLYKKTRSEAFGAEVKRRIMLGTFVLSAGYYDAYYTKAQKVRRLIKEQTEKILSDVDFLVIPTTPTTAFKIGEKTEDPISMYLADVFTVQANLSGIPAISVPAGNDSQGLPIGIQIMTKAFEESSLLAFSKYLTSKN
- a CDS encoding Sec-independent protein translocase subunit TatA/TatB, whose product is MAYSSILLFLPNMGGWEVFLILTVVILLFGAKKIPELARGVGRGIREFKDATKEIKSEIEEGAKEDKK
- a CDS encoding murein hydrolase activator EnvC family protein, translating into MKTVSIFLLLLFSSIAAFGQKSKSQLEKEKEENLRKIKEAHKILQETKSKKEATLGQLSALNQQINARNALINAISKEIELLDQDIRETEDFIAALENDIEILKKEYAEMIYTASKVNNYYDKLTFIFASESFNQMLQRIKYFRQYSEARKSQVEVIEKVKASLAKQKRRLVQKKLEKQALIENKTTETRNLEELKVQQNEVVKELSNKEKELIKELEDRKKSIRKLEKLITDLIKEEREKAEREAAKVAKETKEKESKEKNSGKSNSKNTPVSPNLTPEANNLSNSFAGNMAKLPWPVVHGSISHHFGKQPHPVLKGVYVENLGIDIQTLKDEQVRSVFRGKVIAVAEVPGMNYVVMVQHGEYFSVYAKLKTVLVKTGQEIDAKTPLGYIYTDKNDVSELQFQIWKNNEKLDPEKWLYIK
- a CDS encoding DUF4292 domain-containing protein, encoding MNNIKSLFFLIGLTLIFSSCKKNLTPTTATREEIINLTVQEIDYNYLSAKAKVDFKDNEQDLHFTVNIRMKKDSIVWLSISPALGIEAARCLILKDSIYMIDRINNKYSTYDLSFLSQKFNVPMDLPTIQSLLVGNMPFKRDHHDKIIKNTETSTCMVEQNKTDLIATNFISLVSMVLQKLELTEKVNHNHLIINYDNFTPINNYNFPNKISVNLNYKQGGTVLQTTIDANYTKIEFPEKELGFPFNVPRRFENR